In Vigna angularis cultivar LongXiaoDou No.4 chromosome 8, ASM1680809v1, whole genome shotgun sequence, one DNA window encodes the following:
- the LOC108345330 gene encoding cyclin-dependent kinase C-2 C, with the protein MGCISSKNVVAKTYSPSPTMVEISESIRASSRGHSGLTILDSKGNVDNERNNNSNSKIKKISSKKSNGSFSLRHGLVHRNVEAEQNAVGWPPWLTAVAAEAIQGWIPLKADSFQKLEKIGQGTYSSVFRAREVETGKLFALKKVRFDNFQPESIRFMAREITILRRLDHPNIMKLEGIITSRLSNSIYLVFEYMEHDLAGLVSRPEIVFTESQIKCYMRQLLSGLEHCHMRGIMHRDIKVSNILLNNEGVLKIGDFGLANTISTSNKNPLTSRVVTLWYRPPELLMGSTSYGVSVDLWSVGCVFAELFLGKPILKGRTEVEQLHKIFKLCGSPPEEFWKKTKLPHATMFKPQTNYESSLRERCADFPESAIDLLETLLSIDASNRGTSSSALMSEYFNTKPYACNPSNLPRYPPSKEMDVKVQEDSSRKKIEGKVREVATSRRQPRRANKLLHDPNNFGKSSSKENMQNTSQNGHKDDGKTHLTKGRGGGMYKDHAKPAMDTMSETSQMMNVVNGNGYSVPIQVSGSTNDYTWVKRRKQDASSTLSDGSKSKISALDTNFAKGTYDLSNQRVSMDFDPAELLNAQGRRENDAQRAIRKSRFGRDK; encoded by the exons ATGGGTTGCATTAGCTCCAAGAATGTGGTCGCCAAAACTTATTCTCCATCCCCTACAATGGTGGAAATTTCAGAGTCGATTCGCGCTTCCAGCAGGGGCCATTCTGGATTGACGATTTTGGATTCTAAAGGAAATGTAGACAATGAGAGAAACAACAACAGCAACAGCAAGATTAAGAAAATTAGTTCAAAGAAGAGTAATGGGTCTTTTAGCTTACGGCATGGGTTGGTTCACAGAAACGTGGAGGCTGAACAAAATGCTGTTGGTTGGCCGCCATGGCTCACTGCTGTTGCAGCAGAAGCCATTCAAGGATGGATCCCTCTCAAAGCAGATTCTTTTCAAAAGTTAGAAAAG attGGACAAGGTACATATAGTAGTGTGTTTCGAGCTCGTGAAGTTGAAACTGGGAAGCTATTTGCTTTGAAAAAAGTGCGTTTTGACAATTTTCAACCTGAGAGTATTAGGTTTATGGCAAGAGAAATAACCATCCTTCGAAGGCTTGACCACCCAAACATCATGAAATTGGAGGGCATAATCACTTCTCGCCTCTCAAATAGCATATACCTCGTATTTGAATACATGGAACATGATCTTGCTGGCCTAGTATCACGTCCTGAGATAGTATTCACTGAATCACAG ATAAAATGTTACATGAGACAACTTTTAAGTGGACTCGAGCATTGTCATATGCGTGGTATTATGCACAGAGACATCAAAGTATCAAATATCTTATTAAACAATGAAGGTGTTCTCAAGATAGGAGATTTTGGATTAGCAAATACAATTAGTACAAGTAACAAAAATCCTTTGACAAGTCGTGTCGTGACTTTGTGGTATCGTCCTCCTGAGCTATTGATGGGATCAACTAGCTATGGAGTGTCAGTAGATCTATGGAGTGTTGGTTGTGTATTTGCAGAACTTTTTCTTGGGAAGCCTATCCTTAAAGGAAGAACTGAG GTTGAACAATTGCACAAAATTTTTAAGTTGTGTGGTTCTCCACCTGAGGAGTTTTGGAAAAAGACCAAACTTCCTCATGCAACCATGTTTAAGCCTCAAACAAATTATGAAAGCTCTCTTCGAGAAAGATGTGCAGATTTTCCTGAAAGTGCTATAGACCTACTTGAGACTTTATTATCCATTGATGCAAGCAACCGAGGAACTTCCTCATCTGCCTTAATGTCTGAG TACTTTAACACTAAGCCATACGCTTGTAACCCATCAAATCTCCCAAGATACCCACCAAGCAAAGAAATGGATGTAAAAGTTCAAGAAGATTCATCCAG gaaaaaaattgaaggtAAAGTGAGAGAGGTTGCAACATCAAGAAGACAACCAAGACGAGCCAATAAACTTTTGCATGATCCAAACAATTTTGGTAAATCAAGCTCAAAAGAG AACATGCAAAACACTTCTCAAAATGGCCATAAAGATGATGGTAAAACACATCTTAcaaaaggaagaggaggagggaTGTACAAAGATCATGCAAAGCCTGCCATGGATACCATGTCTGAGACCTCCCAAATGATGAATGTTGTTAATGGTAATGGATACAGTGTGCCAATACAAGTCTCAGGATCTACTAATGATTATACATGggtcaaaagaagaaaacaagatgCATCATCAACTCTATCAGATGGATCAAAAAGCAAAATTAGTGCACTAGATACCAACTTTGCCaaaggaacatatgatttatctAACCAAAGGGTTTCCATGGATTTTGATCCTGCTGAATTGCTAAATGCTCAG GGCCGTAGAGAAAATGATGCACAACGTGCAATTCGTAAATCAAGGTTTGGAAGAG ATAAATGA
- the LOC108346087 gene encoding purple acid phosphatase 23 isoform X1 — protein MLCLVTLKNTTSCTEKKVQPFLHFVPEMKICTTLCMLAMVLVMMTSDFITVMAVTESHIPTTLDGPFEPVTRRFDPSLRRGSDDLPMTHPRLRKNVTLNFPEQIALAISSPTSMWVSWVTGDAQIGLNVTPVDPASIGSEVWYGKESGKYTSVGKGDSVVYSQLYPFEGLWNYTSGIIHHVKLEGLEPGTRYYYKCGDSSIPAMSEERFFETFPKPSPNNYPARIAVVGDLGLTRNSTSTIDHLIYNDPSMILMVGDLTYANQYLTTGGKGVSCYSCAFPDAPIRETYQPRWDGWGRFMEPLTSEVPMMVIEGNHEIEPQAGGITFKSYMTRFAVPAEESGSKSNFYYSFDAGGIHFIMLGAYVDYNSSGAQFSWLKQDLQNIDRSVTPWLVAAMHPPWYNSYASHYQEFECMRLEMEEILYQYRVDIVFNGHVHAYERMNRVYNYTLDPCAPIYITVGDGGNIEKVDVDHADDPGKCPSPGDNIPEFGGVCKSKFSSGPAKGNFCWNKQPEWSAFRESSFGHGILEAVNSTYALWTWHRNQENYKENAVGDQIYIVRQPELCMKDLKPQDSQQSLPYNSNPKSSHAPTHLSENSIIIFLGLLFIYGLYSQVKWS, from the exons ATGCTTTGTTTAGTTACCCTTAAGAATACAACATCATGTACAGAAAAAAAAGTTCAGCCATTCCTTCATTTTGTGCCAGAAATGAAAATCTGCACCACCTTATGCATGCTGGCCATGGTTTTGGTGATGATGACCAGCGACTTCATCACCGTCATGGCAGTGACTGAGAGTCACATTCCCACCACTTTGGATGGCCCATTTGAGCCTGTGACCCGCCGGTTCGACCCATCACTGCGACGGGGCAGTGATGACCTGCCCATGACTCATCCAAGGCTCAGAAAGAATGTCACTTTGAATTTCCCTGAACAGATTGCTCTTGCAATTTCTTCACCAACTTCTATGTGGGTTTCTTGGGTTACTG GGGATGCACAGATTGGCCTCAACGTGACCCCAGTAGATCCTGCATCTATTGGAAGTGAAGTGTGGTATGGAAAAGAGAGTGGCAAGTACACAAGTGTTGGGAAAGGTGATTCTGTTGTTTACAGTCAGTTGTATCCCTTTGAAGGCCTATGGAATTACACCTCTGGTATCATTCATCATGTGAAACTTGAAG GTCTTGAACCTGGAACAAGATATTATTACAAATGTGGGGATAGTTCTATTCCAGCCATGAGCGAAGAGCGTTTTTTTGAGACTTTTCCAAAACCTAGTCCAAATAATTATCCAGCTAGAATAGCAGTTGTTGGAGATCTGGGCCTCACAAGAAATTCTACATCAACTATTGATCATCTAATTTATAATGATCCCTCAATGATTCTAATGGTTGGAGATTTGACATATGCAAATCAGTATCTTACAACTGGTGGAAAGGGAGTTTCATGTTATTCATGTGCATTTCCAGATGCTCCTATTAGAGAAACGTATCAACCTCGATGGGATGGGTGGGGAAG GTTTATGGAACCTTTGACCTCAGAAGTTCCTATGATGGTTATTGAAGGGAATCATGAGATTGAACCTCAAGCTGGTGGGATCACATTCAAATCATACATGACACGATTTGCAGTTCCTGCAGAAGAAAGTGGCTCTAAAAGTAACTTCTACTACTCTTTTGATGCTGGGGGCATACACTTTATCATGTTAGGAGCATATGTTGATTACAATAGTTCTG GTGCACAATTTTCTTGGCTGAAGCAAGACCTGCAAAACATAGACCGTAGTGTGACCCCTTGGTTAGTAGCTGCAATGCATCCTCCATGGTATAACAGTTATGCTTCACACTATCAAGAATTTGAGTGTATGAGATTGGAAATGGAAGAGATTCTTTATCAATACAGGGTTGACATTGTTTTCAATGGTCAT GTTCATGCTTATGAGAGGATGAACAGAGTTTATAATTACACATTGGATCCTTGTGCACCAATCTACATAACTGTTGGAGATGGTGGAAATATAGAGAAAGTAGATGTTGATCATGCAGATGACCCTGGAAAGTGTCCTTCTCCTGGAGATAACATACCAGAATTTGGTGGAGTTTGCAAATCAAAATTTTCCTCTGGTCCTGCCAAAGGAAACTTTTGTTGGAACAAACAACCTGAGTGGAGTGCTTTTAGAGAAAGCAGTTTTGGACATGGAATACTTGAG GCTGTGAATTCCACGTATGCACTATGGACTTGGCACCGAAATCAAGAAAACTATAAAGAAAATGCAGTTGGTGACCAAATATACATTGTGAGGCAACCAGAATTGTGCATGAAAGACTTAAAA CCACAAGATTCACAACAATCACTTCCATACAATTCTAACCCTAAATCGTCTCATGCTCCTACCCATCTTTCTGAG AATTCTATCATCATATTCCTTGGACTTCTCTTTATATATGGTCTATATTCTCAG GTGAAATGGAGCTAG
- the LOC108346087 gene encoding purple acid phosphatase 23 isoform X2: MLCLVTLKNTTSCTEKKVQPFLHFVPEMKICTTLCMLAMVLVMMTSDFITVMAVTESHIPTTLDGPFEPVTRRFDPSLRRGSDDLPMTHPRLRKNVTLNFPEQIALAISSPTSMWVSWVTGDAQIGLNVTPVDPASIGSEVWYGKESGKYTSVGKGDSVVYSQLYPFEGLWNYTSGIIHHVKLEGLEPGTRYYYKCGDSSIPAMSEERFFETFPKPSPNNYPARIAVVGDLGLTRNSTSTIDHLIYNDPSMILMVGDLTYANQYLTTGGKGVSCYSCAFPDAPIRETYQPRWDGWGRFMEPLTSEVPMMVIEGNHEIEPQAGGITFKSYMTRFAVPAEESGSKSNFYYSFDAGGIHFIMLGAYVDYNSSGAQFSWLKQDLQNIDRSVTPWLVAAMHPPWYNSYASHYQEFECMRLEMEEILYQYRVDIVFNGHVHAYERMNRVYNYTLDPCAPIYITVGDGGNIEKVDVDHADDPGKCPSPGDNIPEFGGVCKSKFSSGPAKGNFCWNKQPEWSAFRESSFGHGILEAVNSTYALWTWHRNQENYKENAVGDQIYIVRQPELCMKDLKPQDSQQSLPYNSNPKSSHAPTHLSEVKWS; this comes from the exons ATGCTTTGTTTAGTTACCCTTAAGAATACAACATCATGTACAGAAAAAAAAGTTCAGCCATTCCTTCATTTTGTGCCAGAAATGAAAATCTGCACCACCTTATGCATGCTGGCCATGGTTTTGGTGATGATGACCAGCGACTTCATCACCGTCATGGCAGTGACTGAGAGTCACATTCCCACCACTTTGGATGGCCCATTTGAGCCTGTGACCCGCCGGTTCGACCCATCACTGCGACGGGGCAGTGATGACCTGCCCATGACTCATCCAAGGCTCAGAAAGAATGTCACTTTGAATTTCCCTGAACAGATTGCTCTTGCAATTTCTTCACCAACTTCTATGTGGGTTTCTTGGGTTACTG GGGATGCACAGATTGGCCTCAACGTGACCCCAGTAGATCCTGCATCTATTGGAAGTGAAGTGTGGTATGGAAAAGAGAGTGGCAAGTACACAAGTGTTGGGAAAGGTGATTCTGTTGTTTACAGTCAGTTGTATCCCTTTGAAGGCCTATGGAATTACACCTCTGGTATCATTCATCATGTGAAACTTGAAG GTCTTGAACCTGGAACAAGATATTATTACAAATGTGGGGATAGTTCTATTCCAGCCATGAGCGAAGAGCGTTTTTTTGAGACTTTTCCAAAACCTAGTCCAAATAATTATCCAGCTAGAATAGCAGTTGTTGGAGATCTGGGCCTCACAAGAAATTCTACATCAACTATTGATCATCTAATTTATAATGATCCCTCAATGATTCTAATGGTTGGAGATTTGACATATGCAAATCAGTATCTTACAACTGGTGGAAAGGGAGTTTCATGTTATTCATGTGCATTTCCAGATGCTCCTATTAGAGAAACGTATCAACCTCGATGGGATGGGTGGGGAAG GTTTATGGAACCTTTGACCTCAGAAGTTCCTATGATGGTTATTGAAGGGAATCATGAGATTGAACCTCAAGCTGGTGGGATCACATTCAAATCATACATGACACGATTTGCAGTTCCTGCAGAAGAAAGTGGCTCTAAAAGTAACTTCTACTACTCTTTTGATGCTGGGGGCATACACTTTATCATGTTAGGAGCATATGTTGATTACAATAGTTCTG GTGCACAATTTTCTTGGCTGAAGCAAGACCTGCAAAACATAGACCGTAGTGTGACCCCTTGGTTAGTAGCTGCAATGCATCCTCCATGGTATAACAGTTATGCTTCACACTATCAAGAATTTGAGTGTATGAGATTGGAAATGGAAGAGATTCTTTATCAATACAGGGTTGACATTGTTTTCAATGGTCAT GTTCATGCTTATGAGAGGATGAACAGAGTTTATAATTACACATTGGATCCTTGTGCACCAATCTACATAACTGTTGGAGATGGTGGAAATATAGAGAAAGTAGATGTTGATCATGCAGATGACCCTGGAAAGTGTCCTTCTCCTGGAGATAACATACCAGAATTTGGTGGAGTTTGCAAATCAAAATTTTCCTCTGGTCCTGCCAAAGGAAACTTTTGTTGGAACAAACAACCTGAGTGGAGTGCTTTTAGAGAAAGCAGTTTTGGACATGGAATACTTGAG GCTGTGAATTCCACGTATGCACTATGGACTTGGCACCGAAATCAAGAAAACTATAAAGAAAATGCAGTTGGTGACCAAATATACATTGTGAGGCAACCAGAATTGTGCATGAAAGACTTAAAA CCACAAGATTCACAACAATCACTTCCATACAATTCTAACCCTAAATCGTCTCATGCTCCTACCCATCTTTCTGAG GTGAAATGGAGCTAG
- the LOC128193562 gene encoding uncharacterized protein LOC128193562, whose protein sequence is MEKQVYVRHSCRTKYLAHVNTLLTDVQKTLIQTTPFAWLLSIDVDAKMSRTLLLELCSRWSERRGGFEVRSVFIPFTKLDLCLGLGVRVNGEMFKLFKDEVDCHTRRLRDIAKASFDRDFTSNAWLWAEKFIDIHGLLIKHEVEHISTLDSLRGTCKLSLLRCIVKACEHNGLGDMKITIRDPTGTVKASVHHKAIDHPEIGIHLKVGSVIILQDVSIFSPIRETYYLNITLRNIVKVFGSDIGGPTDDLVRLSIPIDTNKPPTRSVDDILSKLIPLLHKPQGTG, encoded by the exons ATGGAGAAACAG GTTTATGTACGGCATTCATGCAGGACAAAATACTTGGCACATGTGAACACATTATTAACAGATGTGCAAAAGACATTGATACAAACAACTCCTTTTGCATGGCTATTGTCCATTGATGTGGATGCCAAAATGAGTAGGACACTACTTTTAGAATTGTGTAGTAGATGGTCAGAGAGGAGGGGCGGGTTTGAAGTTAGGTCTGTCTTTATTCCATTCACCAAGTTAGACCTTTGTTtaggtttaggggttagggttaaTGGAGAGATGTTTAAGTTGTTTAAAGACGAAGTTGATTGTCATACTAGGAGATTGAGAGACATAGCTAAAGCTAGTTTTGATCGTGACTTCACTTCCAATGCATGGTTATGGGCTGAAAAATTCATTGACATCCACG GATTGTTGATTAAACATGAGGTTGAGCATATCTCAACCCTTGATTCATTGAGAGGAACTTGTAAGTTATCGTTGTTGCGATGTATTGTTAAAGCTTGTGAACATAACGGATTGGGtgacatgaaaataacaattcgG GATCCAACAGGGACTGTAAAAGCAAGTGTTCACCACAAGGCCATTGATCATCCTGAAATAGGCATACACTTAAAAGTTGGAAGTGTGATAATCCTACAAGAT GTTTCAATTTTTTCACCAATACGTGAAACATACTATCTTAACATAACTCTGAGGAATATtgtcaag GTTTTTGGAAGTGATATTGGGGGCCCAACTGATGACCTAGTACGTCTATCAATACCAATTGATACCAACAAGCCTCCAACACGCTCCGTTGATGACATTCTATCGAAATTGATTCCACTTCTTCACAAACCTCAAGGCACTGGATGA
- the LOC108345210 gene encoding ubiquitin-like-specific protease ESD4 isoform X2 produces MVEALLLDVWGYSDMDKDVSEMASLRVRHRVQTQHIVQVNGCLSSFQKERLKSTPFKWLVDLVDDMLFVPTVSDDHWWCYCVNCQSREFFILDSLGHKRRTRYGIDKAMVGCLQELFNMIDNEANCEERQLKVIKEDLPIQPNTYDCGLLVMKYMELWDNQPKFDGKKMPDYTTEQLQLIRQQTVCDWVLHEGNMHRSTVMKNCGML; encoded by the exons ATGGTGGAAGCTTTACTTCTTGACGTTTGGG GATATAGTGATATGGACAAAGATGTCAGTGAAATG GCCTCACTTAGAGTTAGGCATCGAGTCCAGACACAACATATAGTTCAAGTGAACGGTTGCCTATCATCCTTTCAAAAGGAACGTTTAAAGTCAACACCTTTCAAGTGGTTGGTGGATTTGGTTGATGATATG TTGTTTGTGCCTACTGTGAGTGATGACCATTGGTGGTGCTATTGTGTCAATTGCCAATCAAgggaatttttcattttagattcTCTTGGTCATAAGAGGCGGACCAGATATGGTATTGACAAGGCAATG GTCGGTTGTTTGCAAGAGTTATTCAATATGATAGATAATGAAGCAAATTGTGAGGAGCGACAATTGAAGGTCATTAAAGAAGATTTGCCAATTCAACCAAATAC GTATGATTGTGGTTTGTTGGTGATGAAATATATGGAGTTATGGGACAACCAACCTAAATTTGATGGGAAAAAAATGCCCGATTACACAACG GAGCAGTTACAACTTATTCGACAACAAACGGTGTGTGATTGGGTATTACATGAAGGAAATATGCATAGAAGTACAGTAATGAAGAACTGTGGAATGCTATAG
- the LOC108345210 gene encoding uncharacterized protein LOC108345210 isoform X1 produces MLLSFIFQTPFWFDFTVQVWSSDLCRAFPSRNSISVARFVFGFYGYSDMDKDVSEMASLRVRHRVQTQHIVQVNGCLSSFQKERLKSTPFKWLVDLVDDMLFVPTVSDDHWWCYCVNCQSREFFILDSLGHKRRTRYGIDKAMVGCLQELFNMIDNEANCEERQLKVIKEDLPIQPNTYDCGLLVMKYMELWDNQPKFDGKKMPDYTTEQLQLIRQQTVCDWVLHEGNMHRSTVMKNCGML; encoded by the exons ATGCTTCTCAGTTTCATCTTTCAGACACCTTTTTGGTTTGATTTTACGGTCCAGGTTTGGTCTTCGGATTTGTGTCGCGCGTTTCCATCAAGAAACTCCATTTCTGTCGCGCGTTTCGTCTTCGGATTTTACG GATATAGTGATATGGACAAAGATGTCAGTGAAATG GCCTCACTTAGAGTTAGGCATCGAGTCCAGACACAACATATAGTTCAAGTGAACGGTTGCCTATCATCCTTTCAAAAGGAACGTTTAAAGTCAACACCTTTCAAGTGGTTGGTGGATTTGGTTGATGATATG TTGTTTGTGCCTACTGTGAGTGATGACCATTGGTGGTGCTATTGTGTCAATTGCCAATCAAgggaatttttcattttagattcTCTTGGTCATAAGAGGCGGACCAGATATGGTATTGACAAGGCAATG GTCGGTTGTTTGCAAGAGTTATTCAATATGATAGATAATGAAGCAAATTGTGAGGAGCGACAATTGAAGGTCATTAAAGAAGATTTGCCAATTCAACCAAATAC GTATGATTGTGGTTTGTTGGTGATGAAATATATGGAGTTATGGGACAACCAACCTAAATTTGATGGGAAAAAAATGCCCGATTACACAACG GAGCAGTTACAACTTATTCGACAACAAACGGTGTGTGATTGGGTATTACATGAAGGAAATATGCATAGAAGTACAGTAATGAAGAACTGTGGAATGCTATAG